A stretch of Paludisphaera borealis DNA encodes these proteins:
- a CDS encoding tetratricopeptide repeat protein gives MISIISARHRDRTARAGSRCALACAVGLLLFLVAMPGSTLGQKGSDDSTPAPRVIPDSLRFAHGLFRQRKFDLAAEEYQRFLETDPAVVDADDARFGLASARLLQGRYKEARSAFQEFLRLAPKHARARTAWYRLGELSYMLGDLPSAREALERFTADPAPHPNLETAWTYLGDVRSSLDDPKAAREAYEKSLAMAPDARLADRARYGLGRSLASLGETQPAIDVLREVVRRGASDWVDKSLLQIGKIEVNAARFADAEKTFDKLAGLVPPSSFQSEAQLRRGEALLRLDRHDEALRLLQPLAADPSQALAADASLALASIELRQGHADEALKTLDATLARAAKSPLEPALLYRSAEALRALKRPDEAKARFLKVAEVAPADPWADDAWLEAARLALDAGDHAEAGKLAAAFPEKFPKSKLGPDVVLIQARAAMSGRQPEAAVGLLEPLVGPEAKPSAVLAPDLAAAIRYELALAYRATGQGARADAILASLTTSAEAGFLLGQSHLEAGRYAEALAEFERYLNSSPKGQVADHALAHQTAAYLGLGKRDDAAKSLGVLAERFPESPALPPARLRLAESAFAAGDLPKAIEQFQILVGPNPAAKVEVPQAVRERAELGLARALSKKGDAGAAAAIFDTIIARTKDGPQAAGLTLERARSLEAAGKIDEAIAAYEQLETRFAADDSVLHAGLARARLLAESKRPEAAAELIGKLVADEAARKRLTTIGQPIDALLAERAWALADAGKTAEADDAFGELLKTFPNSEYAADARFNLAESANQKKDFAEVARLLVPLVKPDKPDAPKTPDRLLPAVLYRLGRTQIELSDWPAASSTLDRLIAEFANDRHLREARLLRAEAALRQDRFDAAESDLSALTAGPPSPDDPPNFASVVRERRLQSLLGLKRWKDALAEADALKAEKTDSARDVVEFARGRALLGLARPDDARAAFQAVIESHPGSELAAQAQLMRGETYFHEDRLREAKLEYLRVDSLFNAPRWQAAALLEAGKVDERLSQWSDAVETYNYLLNRFPDDPSTVEAKNEARKRRAAVLDQHKVKEPSDGEAK, from the coding sequence TTGATCTCCATCATCTCGGCGAGACACCGGGATCGGACCGCGCGAGCCGGTTCGCGCTGCGCGCTGGCCTGCGCCGTCGGCTTGCTGCTTTTTCTGGTTGCGATGCCCGGCTCGACTCTCGGTCAAAAGGGGTCGGACGACTCCACGCCCGCCCCTCGGGTGATCCCGGATTCGCTCCGGTTCGCTCACGGGCTCTTCCGACAACGGAAGTTCGATCTCGCCGCCGAGGAGTATCAGCGGTTCCTGGAGACCGATCCAGCAGTCGTCGACGCCGACGACGCGCGGTTCGGCCTGGCCAGCGCGCGGCTGCTTCAAGGACGCTACAAGGAGGCGCGGTCGGCCTTTCAGGAGTTCCTGCGGCTCGCCCCGAAGCATGCGAGGGCGCGAACCGCCTGGTATCGACTTGGCGAGCTCTCTTACATGCTGGGCGATCTCCCCTCGGCCCGCGAGGCGCTCGAACGATTCACGGCCGATCCCGCTCCGCATCCCAATCTTGAGACCGCCTGGACCTATCTGGGCGACGTCCGATCGTCGCTCGACGATCCCAAGGCCGCCCGCGAAGCCTACGAGAAATCGCTGGCGATGGCGCCCGACGCCCGCCTGGCCGACCGCGCCCGCTATGGTCTCGGGCGCTCGCTCGCGAGCCTGGGCGAGACCCAGCCGGCGATCGACGTTCTGCGCGAGGTCGTGCGTCGAGGGGCCTCGGATTGGGTCGACAAGTCGTTGCTCCAGATCGGCAAGATCGAGGTCAACGCCGCCCGATTCGCCGACGCCGAGAAGACGTTCGACAAGCTCGCCGGCCTCGTCCCGCCGAGTTCGTTCCAGTCGGAGGCTCAGCTTCGCCGCGGCGAGGCGCTCTTGCGACTCGATCGCCACGACGAGGCCCTGCGTCTGCTCCAGCCGCTGGCGGCCGACCCGTCGCAAGCGCTCGCCGCCGACGCCTCGCTCGCCTTGGCCAGCATCGAGCTGCGTCAGGGCCACGCCGACGAGGCGCTGAAGACGCTCGACGCGACCCTCGCTCGCGCGGCGAAATCGCCTCTCGAACCGGCCCTGCTGTACCGATCGGCCGAAGCCCTCCGCGCGCTCAAGCGTCCGGACGAAGCGAAGGCGCGGTTCCTCAAGGTCGCGGAGGTCGCCCCGGCTGATCCCTGGGCCGACGACGCGTGGCTCGAAGCCGCCCGGCTCGCCCTCGACGCCGGCGACCACGCCGAGGCCGGCAAGCTCGCCGCCGCCTTTCCGGAGAAGTTCCCGAAGTCCAAGCTTGGCCCGGACGTCGTGCTGATCCAGGCTCGCGCGGCGATGAGCGGCCGTCAGCCCGAGGCGGCCGTCGGGCTCCTTGAACCGCTGGTCGGCCCGGAAGCCAAGCCGTCCGCCGTGCTCGCTCCCGATCTGGCCGCCGCGATCCGGTACGAGTTGGCGTTGGCTTATCGAGCAACGGGCCAGGGGGCTCGGGCCGACGCGATCCTGGCGTCGTTGACGACCTCCGCCGAGGCCGGTTTCTTACTCGGTCAGAGTCACCTGGAAGCCGGGCGATACGCCGAGGCGCTCGCGGAGTTCGAACGCTACCTGAATTCCTCGCCCAAGGGACAGGTGGCCGACCACGCTCTGGCCCATCAAACCGCCGCGTATCTCGGGCTGGGCAAGCGCGACGACGCGGCGAAGTCGCTCGGCGTGCTGGCCGAGCGATTCCCCGAAAGCCCGGCGCTTCCCCCCGCGCGGCTGCGGCTGGCGGAATCGGCCTTCGCGGCCGGCGATCTCCCAAAGGCGATCGAGCAGTTCCAGATCCTTGTCGGCCCCAATCCCGCCGCCAAGGTGGAAGTCCCCCAGGCTGTTCGCGAACGCGCCGAGCTGGGGCTGGCGCGGGCGCTGTCGAAGAAGGGAGACGCCGGCGCCGCCGCGGCAATCTTCGACACGATCATCGCCCGCACCAAGGACGGGCCCCAGGCGGCCGGCCTGACGCTCGAACGCGCCCGATCGCTCGAAGCCGCCGGCAAGATCGATGAGGCGATCGCCGCCTATGAACAGCTCGAGACTCGCTTCGCGGCGGACGACTCGGTCCTTCACGCCGGCCTGGCCCGGGCGCGGCTGCTCGCCGAGTCGAAACGTCCGGAGGCCGCGGCCGAGCTGATCGGAAAACTCGTCGCCGACGAAGCCGCCCGCAAGCGGCTCACAACGATCGGCCAGCCGATCGACGCGCTGCTCGCCGAGCGGGCCTGGGCCCTCGCCGACGCCGGGAAGACGGCCGAGGCCGACGACGCGTTCGGCGAGTTGCTCAAGACCTTTCCCAACAGCGAATACGCCGCGGACGCCCGCTTCAACCTGGCCGAATCGGCCAACCAGAAGAAGGATTTCGCCGAGGTGGCGCGGCTGCTTGTTCCGCTCGTGAAACCCGACAAGCCCGACGCTCCGAAGACGCCCGACCGACTGCTTCCCGCCGTCCTCTACCGGCTGGGACGAACTCAGATCGAACTGAGCGACTGGCCGGCCGCGTCGTCGACTCTCGATCGGCTGATCGCCGAATTCGCCAACGACCGGCATCTCCGCGAAGCCCGCTTGCTCCGCGCCGAGGCGGCGCTGCGGCAAGATAGGTTCGACGCCGCCGAGTCGGATCTCTCCGCCCTGACGGCCGGACCGCCGAGCCCCGACGATCCGCCGAATTTCGCGAGCGTCGTGCGCGAGCGTCGGCTTCAGAGCCTCCTCGGCCTGAAACGCTGGAAGGACGCGCTCGCCGAGGCCGACGCCCTGAAGGCCGAGAAAACCGACTCCGCGCGCGACGTCGTCGAATTCGCACGCGGTCGGGCTCTCCTGGGCCTGGCCCGGCCCGACGACGCCCGCGCCGCCTTCCAGGCGGTGATCGAATCGCACCCGGGGAGCGAACTCGCCGCGCAAGCCCAGCTCATGCGGGGCGAGACGTACTTTCACGAGGACCGCCTTCGCGAAGCCAAGTTGGAGTACCTCAGGGTCGACAGCCTCTTCAACGCTCCGCGCTGGCAGGCCGCGGCGCTGCTCGAAGCCGGCAAGGTCGACGAGCGTCTCAGCCAGTGGAGCGACGCCGTCGAGACGTATAATTATTTACTCAATCGATTCCCCGACGACCCGTCCACCGTCGAGGCTAAGAACGAAGCTCGGAAGCGCCGCGCGGCGGTCCTCGATCAGCATAAAGTGAAAGAGCCGAGCGATGGCGAAGCGAAGTGA
- a CDS encoding MotA/TolQ/ExbB proton channel family protein, translated as MTSGLLCIGLLAFAPTARAEDAAEDGKSIVIQRRIARVVSEVLIWYEQTPAGERIAWGGLAACIPLGLCVVAERSFRLRRRSVVPNDFTARFLDRLHEGKLDGGKALDYCEMNPSPAARVALAAVRRWGRPAIELERAVALAHRWESERLRSNVGTLRRITILAPLLGLLGTLLTFDRIMTEAGASPLSWPALAEALRPSILGVGIATAALVAYDLMMVRIERLGGALDRLGAETVDAVAMTTPVSAPTFPSTPHVRIGAGPSESRRVPNSGS; from the coding sequence TTGACGTCGGGTTTGCTCTGTATCGGGCTCTTGGCCTTCGCGCCGACGGCCCGCGCGGAAGACGCGGCCGAGGACGGAAAGTCGATCGTCATCCAGCGGCGCATCGCCCGCGTCGTCAGCGAAGTCTTGATCTGGTACGAGCAGACTCCGGCCGGCGAGCGGATCGCCTGGGGAGGGCTTGCCGCGTGCATCCCGCTGGGTCTGTGCGTCGTGGCCGAACGATCGTTTCGATTGCGGAGGCGATCGGTCGTCCCCAACGACTTCACCGCCCGGTTCCTCGACCGCCTGCACGAGGGCAAGCTCGACGGCGGCAAGGCGCTCGACTATTGCGAGATGAACCCGAGCCCGGCCGCCCGCGTCGCTCTGGCCGCGGTGCGCCGCTGGGGACGACCGGCGATCGAGTTGGAACGCGCCGTCGCCCTGGCCCACCGTTGGGAGTCGGAGCGGTTGCGGAGCAACGTCGGAACCTTGCGACGAATCACAATCCTGGCACCGCTGCTGGGCTTGCTGGGCACCCTGCTGACCTTCGACCGGATCATGACGGAAGCCGGTGCGTCGCCGCTCTCGTGGCCGGCCCTGGCCGAGGCGCTACGGCCGTCGATCCTGGGCGTGGGCATCGCGACCGCGGCCCTGGTCGCCTATGACCTCATGATGGTGCGGATCGAGCGGCTGGGCGGCGCCCTCGACCGATTGGGCGCCGAGACCGTCGACGCCGTTGCAATGACAACTCCCGTATCGGCCCCGACCTTCCCCTCGACGCCTCACGTCCGGATCGGCGCCGGCCCGTCGGAGTCGCGGCGCGTTCCAAACTCCGGGTCATGA
- a CDS encoding prenyltransferase/squalene oxidase repeat-containing protein: protein MTDGLDLESFLLLLRADLGAWAFLGLVSLLLAILVWVSWGSRKALRKCLALSIAAHAGLLVGGTSMPAVMKALHPTPIDAESEPHIRRIKVSPSPSDASTRSGGAESTASVGDASRPAVVGPVDRLEEPVVLAMQRLPTSRPDQEASTVRAPLPESQPQPPLAIDEATPDAPLPPTSAEPETRSATSPPLSAAAPASALNVSGDETLKAPDVPPPPRSKDDASTTPRVAASLLPDSRLRPPSPHARPATPRPSENAKESARPVPLAMTTLRPAPPDRSTPVLADLLGATGRPTITEVPKIYRSRLDADRSARAERSGASNASEQAVERALDWLARHQDADGRWDGGTARYDDGVVVEGDDDFTVHCPAGQTCFGECAYWEADTGLTGLALLTYLGAGYTHKDGKYATTVSKGLDFLLSQQKPDGDLRGASRTVGMYCHAMATLALCEAYALSLDDKLLSGAERAIGFLARSRARDGLAWRYAPGAGVGDTSILGWVVMALKSAKEIGIPIANQASLEKGAALWLDKVASGDAKGLGRYQPWDDVTPTMTAEAWACRQFLGLGGPGPSSAEAAAYLLKHESDKGDTNVYYWYYATLAMYQHGGQPWKQWNDRVRNRLVGLQRKSGHQAGSWDPDASVYGERGGRIYCTTLAALSLEVYYRYLRLYDKPSLDHDAEDDAPALEAPPAGSPRP from the coding sequence ATGACCGACGGTCTAGATCTGGAATCGTTCCTGCTGCTGCTGAGAGCCGACCTGGGGGCCTGGGCCTTCCTGGGCCTGGTCTCGCTGCTGCTGGCGATCCTGGTCTGGGTGAGTTGGGGATCGCGCAAGGCGCTCCGCAAGTGTCTAGCGCTGTCGATCGCCGCGCACGCGGGACTTCTGGTCGGCGGAACCAGCATGCCGGCCGTGATGAAGGCGCTCCACCCGACGCCGATCGACGCCGAGTCCGAGCCGCACATCCGACGAATCAAGGTCTCGCCGTCGCCGTCGGACGCATCGACCCGATCGGGCGGCGCGGAGTCGACCGCCAGCGTGGGCGATGCGTCCCGTCCGGCGGTCGTCGGTCCGGTCGATCGGCTTGAGGAACCGGTCGTCCTGGCAATGCAACGGCTGCCCACGAGCCGGCCCGATCAGGAAGCGTCGACCGTCCGCGCGCCGCTCCCCGAGTCGCAGCCGCAGCCGCCGCTGGCGATCGATGAAGCCACCCCCGACGCGCCGCTCCCCCCGACCTCCGCGGAGCCGGAAACGCGATCGGCGACCAGTCCGCCTCTGTCGGCCGCCGCGCCGGCTTCCGCGCTCAACGTCTCGGGCGACGAAACGCTGAAAGCCCCGGACGTCCCCCCGCCGCCGCGCAGCAAGGACGACGCCTCGACCACGCCCCGCGTCGCTGCATCGCTCCTTCCCGACTCGCGCCTCCGTCCGCCGTCGCCTCACGCCCGACCGGCGACCCCGAGGCCGTCGGAGAACGCGAAAGAGAGCGCCAGGCCGGTCCCCCTGGCGATGACGACTCTCCGACCGGCCCCACCGGATCGGTCGACGCCCGTGCTGGCCGACCTCCTCGGCGCGACGGGACGGCCGACGATCACCGAGGTTCCCAAGATCTACCGCTCGCGGCTCGACGCCGACCGCTCGGCGCGAGCCGAACGCAGCGGAGCAAGCAACGCCAGCGAGCAGGCCGTGGAGCGCGCGCTCGACTGGCTGGCCCGCCATCAAGACGCGGACGGCCGGTGGGACGGCGGCACGGCTCGCTACGACGACGGCGTGGTCGTCGAGGGCGACGACGATTTCACAGTTCACTGCCCGGCTGGTCAGACCTGTTTCGGTGAGTGCGCATACTGGGAAGCCGACACCGGGCTGACCGGCCTCGCCCTCCTGACCTACCTCGGCGCGGGCTACACCCACAAGGACGGCAAGTACGCGACGACGGTCTCCAAGGGCCTCGACTTCTTGCTGAGCCAGCAGAAGCCCGACGGCGACCTCCGAGGCGCGAGCCGGACCGTCGGCATGTATTGCCATGCGATGGCCACCCTGGCTCTCTGCGAAGCGTACGCGCTGTCGCTCGACGACAAGCTGCTCTCGGGAGCCGAGCGCGCGATCGGCTTCCTCGCACGGTCGCGCGCCCGCGACGGCCTGGCATGGCGATATGCGCCCGGCGCGGGCGTCGGCGACACGAGTATCCTGGGCTGGGTCGTGATGGCGCTTAAGTCGGCCAAGGAGATCGGCATCCCGATCGCGAATCAGGCGTCGCTCGAAAAGGGCGCCGCGCTCTGGCTCGACAAGGTCGCGAGCGGCGACGCCAAGGGGCTGGGGCGCTACCAACCCTGGGACGACGTCACGCCGACGATGACCGCCGAGGCCTGGGCCTGCCGCCAGTTCCTCGGACTCGGCGGCCCAGGCCCCAGCAGCGCCGAGGCCGCCGCCTACTTGCTCAAGCACGAATCGGACAAGGGCGACACGAACGTCTATTACTGGTATTACGCCACGCTCGCGATGTACCAGCACGGCGGCCAACCCTGGAAGCAGTGGAACGACCGGGTCCGCAACCGCCTGGTCGGACTTCAGCGCAAGTCGGGGCATCAGGCGGGAAGCTGGGACCCCGACGCCAGCGTCTATGGCGAGCGCGGAGGGCGGATTTATTGTACCACGCTCGCCGCGCTCTCGCTCGAAGTCTACTACCGCTACCTGCGGCTGTACGACAAGCCGAGCCTCGACCACGACGCCGAAGACGACGCCCCCGCCCTCGAAGCACCGCCCGCTGGCTCGCCTCGGCCTTGA